The following proteins come from a genomic window of Bubalus kerabau isolate K-KA32 ecotype Philippines breed swamp buffalo chromosome 20, PCC_UOA_SB_1v2, whole genome shotgun sequence:
- the TMCC1 gene encoding transmembrane and coiled-coil domains protein 1 isoform X6, giving the protein MFMWCGCTCLFCERHFSEAVKIERLEVSSLAQTSSAVASSTDGSLHTDSVDGTPDPQRTKAAIAHLQQKILKLTEQIKIAQTARDDNVAEYLKLANSADKQQAARIKQVFEKKNQKSAQTIQQLQKKLEHYHRKLREVEQNGIPRQPKDVFRDMHQGLKDVGAKVTGFSEGVVDSVKGGLSSFSQATHSAAGAVVSKPREIASLIRNKFGSADNIPNLKDSLEEGQVDEAGKALGAISTFQSSPKYGSEEDCSSATSGSVGANSTAGGLAVGASSSRTNTLDMQSSGFDALLHEVQEIRETQARLEESFETLKEHYQRDYSLIMQALQEERYRCERLEEQLNDLTELHQNEILNLKQELASMEEKIAYQSYERARDIQEALEACQTRISKMELQQQQQQVVQLEGLENATARNLLGKLINILLAVMAVLLVFVSTVANCVVPLMKTRSRTFSTLLLVVFIAFLWKHWDALLGYVQRFFSSPR; this is encoded by the exons ATCGAGCGGTTGGAAGTGAGCAGCCTTGCCCAGACCTCCAGTGCGGTGGCCTCCAGCACAGATGGCAGCCTGCACACAGACTCGGTGGATGGAACCCCAGACCCTCAGCGCACAAAGGCTGCTATTGCCCACCTGCAGCAGAAGATCCTGAAGCTCACGGAACAAATCAAGATTGCACAGACGGCCCGGGACGACAACGTGGCTGAGTACCTGAAGCTGGCCAACAGCGCGGACAAGCAGCAGGCCGCCCGCATCAAGCAGGTCTTTGAGAAGAAGAACCAGAAGTCCGCCCAGACCATCCAGCAGCTGCAGAAGAAGCTCGAGCACTACCACAGGAAGCTCCGGGAGGTGGAGCAGAATGGGATCCCCCGGCAGCCAAAGGACGTCTTCAGGGACATGCACCAGGGGCTGAAGGACGTGGGCGCCAAGGTGACTGGCTTCAGCGAAGGCGTGGTGGACAGCGTCAAGGGGGGGCTGTCCAGCTTCTCCCAGGCAACCCACTCGGCCGCCGGGGCCGTGGTCTCCAAGCCCAGAGAGATCGCATCTCTAATTCGGAATAAGTTTGGCAGCGCCGACAACATCCCCAACCTGAAGGACTCTTTAGAGGAAGGGCAGGTGGACGAAGCAGGGAAGGCCTTGGGGGCCATTTCCACCTTTCAGTCCAGCCCCAAGTATGGGAGTGAGGAGGACTGTTCCAGCGCCACCTCGGGCTCAGTGGGCGCCAACAGCACCGCCGGCGGCCTCGCCGTAGGAGCATCCAGCTCCAGAACCAACACCCTGGACATGCAGAGCTCAGGGTTCGATGCACTGCTGCACGAGGTCCAGGAGATCCGGGAAACCCAGGCCCGACTCGAGGAATCTTTTGAGACCCTCAAGGAACATTATCAGAGGGACTATTCGCTAATAATGCAGGCCTTACAGGAGGAGCGATATAG ATGTGAACGATTAGAAGAACAACTGAATGACCTAACAGAGCTCCACCAGAATGAAATCTTGAACTTGAAGCAGGAATTGGCCAGCATGGAAGAGAAAATTGCGTATCAGTCCTACGAACGGGCCCGGGACATCCAG GAGGCCCTGGAGGCGTGCCAGACCCGCATCTCCAAGAtggagctgcagcagcagcagcagcaggtggttcAGCTGGAGGGGCTGGAGAACGCCACTGCCCGGAACCTGCTGGGCAAGCTCATCAACATCCTCCTGGCGGTCATGGCAGTCCTTTTGGTCTTCGTGTCCACGGTCGCCAACTGCGTGGTCCCACTCATGAAGACTCGCAGCAGGACGTTCAGCACGTTGCTCCTCGTGGTGTTCATCGCCTTTCTCTGGAAGCACTGGGACGCCCTCCTGGGCTACGTGCAGCGCTTCTTCTCCTCACCCAGATGA